The genomic segment ctgaaacatccTGGAACCAGTCAGTAAAAACTAAACCGAGCATCCTTGGGGAGTTAActacccccccccaccacatcAATAATACTAACAACggttataataacaataataataataatactaacagtattgtaacagtaataataataatgacaataacaataatgagaataacaataatgagaataacaataataatactaatactaacaacagtaataataataagaataacaggtataagaataataatgataataacaacaacaacaacaataatattaataataacaataataacaacaataataatactaacCATACTAACAGTATtgtaacagtaataataataatgagaataacaataataatactaatactaacaatagtaataataataagaataataataacaacaggtataataataacaatactactactactaaccataataatactaatactgaaaataacaacaataacaacaacaacaataataataataataataatgttaataataataataatactaacagTATTGtaacagtaataacaataatgagaataacaataataatactaatactaacaacagtaataataataataataataacaatactaaCAGTATTGTAacggtaataataataatgataataataagaataagaataacaataaaaataataatactaacaacagttataataataataataatgatataataataacaataatattaatgacaaaacaagaacaatgaTGGTGATAgaaataatgatattaataataatagtataacaataaaataaaaaataacaagcgcaataataacaataatgataatattaatgataataataaaaataataataataataatgataataacaacgacaacaacaataataataataataacaataataattatactaACAACAGttataatattaatgataataatgaaaataacaacaaaaccaacaacgacaacaacagtaataatgAGACTGTCCTGCTGTCCGGCCCTGTCCGATAAGAAGAGACAGATTAATGCTGCATGAAGATTGTCACCATTTTCAtgttcccctctctctctcccccccctctctctctctctctctctctctctctctctgtctctctctctctgtctctctctctctctctgtctctccctttcttttttcttttcttttcttttttcggAGTTGGCACGAGTCTGTCCCCTGATTATCTGTCCATCCTCAACACGTGCAGAGACAAGACCGCTGCTGCTGGatctgtgggggggggggattagaCTACAAAAACCAcctcagacccccccccccccgtgtccCCGTGTTCTTATAAAGCCACCATGAGAAGGTTccagtgtctgtttctgtttctgtggcgAGGTTCAAGTTTAGCTACTTTATGATGTCAAatgttacagtattttaaccATTTCATTATAATCTATAATCTATAATCTATAATCCTTGTAGAcctgattttatgttttgtattagAAATGTACCATACGCAATGTTCTTactttattgttattattaatatgatTATCATTCatgttgtggttgttttcatTGTTCTCATTATTATTAGCGTTTTCCTTCTAAAACCACAGatcagcaggattcatcctgtAACTCTGAAAAGCTGGTTCATATTTCCTGAGCTCTCGTGGAGTTGGACTGAAACAGGACCCAACGCCGGGACAGTGTCGTGGTTGCGTTTCTTATCATTTCCTGATACTTCTGCTTCGTTACCGTCTCCTCATTAACATGACAGTGAAGAGGCACAATAGACGATCTGCGTTTTGTCCCACTCGTGTCCAGCTGCCGCTCCCAACCGACCGTTGTCGTTTTCATATGAGTTATCATTCAAACCTGCGGACGCGGCCCGAGCGCCTCGTTCCGCGGACGCTCGCTTCGCCGTTTGAAAACCTGACGGGCTTCGGATTCTTCCCTCGTGTCTCTGCTGAGGTGATGAAGAGCAGAGAGACGATGTGAGGAGGATGACTGAAGGAACCGACAgaaagaggaaggcagagatTTGTTTTATAGAAACGTTATAACTTTATTTTGTAGAAAACTGGCTGCTCCAagtaaatagaataaaaatctctttatgtacaaaatacaaatttcatGTGACCAAACAAAACGAAACGAGTcgaataaataaaacaacgaAAAACTAACGGAGAGGGCAAGAGtgtgcagaggtgtgtgtgtgtgtgtgtgtgtgtgttgatgtgtgtgtgttggggggggggcagaataCATAATGAGGAATGAGGGCAGCTCCTTTCACTCTATTGTCAGAGCGTTGAAACTCGATTTCCACGCTCTCTTTTCTGCTTTATCACTCtacaaattgtaaaattgaCTTTTCACCTCCGAGATACACAAAACTGCTCTGACTGTAACCTGCAGactgctggggggggggcgggaAAAGTGCAAAggtttttttgcagaaatatACACAATAAAAAGGAACTAAATGAAGAAGAAATTAAGTTATTCTCATTTACAATCCGTCAGCAGAGACGCGTGTGGAGAGGGACATAAATGAGCTCAGTAAGGCAAACAGTGATTCTCAGTCTTATTCCAACAGAGGGCGGACTGTCCGTCGGTCCCGCTGTTTCCGTCATATGTCTCTACATTTCTCTGGTCTCGGGGAGTCTCCTCCGGCGGCCTGGCGCTCAGAAGATGCCCGGCGCGAAGCCGCGGAAGCTGTACAGCGCGTCCTGCTGCAGGTAGCCGCAGTCCTCCGGCGCGGCGGGGCTGCCCGGGCTGGAGGCGCAGTAAGCCGGggacgaggaggacgaggagccGCGGGAACTCCAGGAGCAGGCGTCGCTGCCGGGGCTCGGCGCTTCGCCGAGGTACGCGGCGCTCAGCAGCAGGGGAGCGTCGCCGCTCTTCCCCGCCTGCAGGTCGGCGATGCGGATGGTCTCCGACAGCGCCCAGATGTAGTTGTGCGCAAAGCGCAGAGTCTCGATTTTGGTGAGCTTGGTCTCGTCCGGGAAGGCCGGCAGCACGCCGCGCAGCGCGTCCAGCGCGTCGTTCAGGTTGTGCATGCGGTTCCTCTCCCGGTCGTTGGCCTTCAGGCGCCGGTTCTTCTTCACCACCTGCACGGTGGCGTCGCTGCGGGCGCGGCCGCGGCGCcgcttcttctgctgctgcagctgctgcagctgctgcagctgccgcTCGGGCTCCGGGGAGCGCGGCGGGCAGAGCGGAGAGGAGTCCGGGGAGGCGGAGCGCAGGCTGCCGCGGGAGTCCTCGTCGTCGGTGTGCGGGAAGAAGTCGCAGCTGTTGCTGTCGATGTCTGAGTAGACGGAGTCCATACCGGAGCGCGAGATGCGGGTCTGtctgtggagagaggagaggagcgcGTTAGCACCTGCAGCTGCCCGGAGCGCGTGCTGTTTGATGCGGAGGATCCCGCGGGTGAGCTTCGACACGTGCGCTGAACTTACCTGAAGTCGGCTGAAGTTCTGTGAGCTCGGATCCGGCAGGACCGGGTGTTGGTGCAGGAGGATCGGCACGCGTCTCTTTGCGTCTTTTTGCTCTGGATCAGCTCGTGCGAGCCGGTGAGCCTGGCACACGACTGGCCTCAGCCCGCTTATATACCGTGGACGGACAATGACCGGCCCCCTGCTcctgccccacacacacacacaccctggcaTCAGCGTGCAGGATGAGGGGGATGAATGCTGCGGCAGGTCTGCCCCGTGCCGCGGGAGCTGCTCATTAACATAATGACGCCTGCGGTGTTTGCTCGCCCCGCACAGAGAAGCGTGCCGGTAATCAcggccagccaatcagagccgGCGGCCGGCCACGCGAGCGACACGCacgacacccccccccccgcccctccCTGTGAGACAGAAAAGACCAAACCCACTTTCAgagttaaaaccaaaaacataaaaaagagaaagaatgaagaaagaggAGTCAGTAGGACTCCCCGCCCCCCCGCCGGGCGGAGACACGCTCCGAAGGATTCACCCATGCTTCcacccatccctccatccatccatccgccGTTAGcaccacagagagaaagagagacgagCAGCAGGAGAAGAACTCACATCCTTCACCTCAGTCACAGtaacaacagagagaaaacacaaagaaaagtttTTAGGAAAACCTGCTCCCGCAGTAAAAGCTCTTTAGCTCCAGGGGTTCACCTGgactcagagagagaaaaagaaatgggaaCATGACAGCAAGTCCGAGAAATCCGGTCACAGTAAAAGCTACTTGTGAAAACTTCGTTTATGGAAGCTTGATCTTGGCTTGTTGGGGATCAGCTGAGCCGGTTTACCCCCGAAAGGAACCGACCCCAgaacaggaaggaggaaagaagtgGGATTTTCACCTCTTCAGCTCGGGACGCGTTCGTCGTTGTTAGTAAGAAGTGAAGATAGGATTGTTCTGAAGTCACTAAGTACAGATTCAGGTCTAGTACTTTTCAAAGCAAAAGGTACAAAGTACTTCACAATAAAATCATCTCAAATACCGAAACAGGCAGGATGGAAACGGAGAATAAAATTTCCTCAGAGCAGGAAACCAGTCTAGAAACGTTTGGGAATGCGAGAGCACGCAGGCATTGTTTCAACCAGGCACCTTCGGTTACTAACAGGTCGCAAACACTCTGCAGCTTCTCTCCGTAACATTTGGTTTTAAATCTTGTGAGGACACAAAAAGTGtcaaatcatttcaaataataattttcgAAAAACTCGAGGGATCCGATCTGATCTTTCTCatattccaaaatgaaaaagaaagattgCGCAGACAGAAACGCAGTCGGCTGGACCGTAGAAATGTCAGGAAAGAAACGTGAAAGGTTTTCTACTCGTTGTCGGATCAACTTTCAAACACCGATCAAAAACCCAGCGTCTGTCAGGCTCTAATTCCTGGCACGCAGCTTGATAgtagaggtcaaaggtcacagagGCTGCTGCAGGGTGTTTTGAGTGCTCTCACAG from the Xiphias gladius isolate SHS-SW01 ecotype Sanya breed wild chromosome 23, ASM1685928v1, whole genome shotgun sequence genome contains:
- the neurog1 gene encoding neurogenin-1: MDSVYSDIDSNSCDFFPHTDDEDSRGSLRSASPDSSPLCPPRSPEPERQLQQLQQLQQQKKRRRGRARSDATVQVVKKNRRLKANDRERNRMHNLNDALDALRGVLPAFPDETKLTKIETLRFAHNYIWALSETIRIADLQAGKSGDAPLLLSAAYLGEAPSPGSDACSWSSRGSSSSSSPAYCASSPGSPAAPEDCGYLQQDALYSFRGFAPGIF